In Maridesulfovibrio sp., a single genomic region encodes these proteins:
- a CDS encoding polysaccharide deacetylase family protein: MYPDFLIRPYSGRISARAVRELVHRIRPEEFFIKFMRKQNNPLGRAAYALTFDFDFEEDIAAFPELLDKLKQHDIRAGLAVIGKFVEKYPDIHKRAVAEGHEIINHTYTHPDNPHWAPDRYFNKLTYSEQKEEIERAHDTFRKVLGIEVIGFRTPHYGNLHTESVYPILAELGYKYSSSTAACGYKGFGAPTIHSHGIMEIPTGCSLHFPLAIFDSWNMLRKRNPFLGDDGLFVDEFDKTLHTVVEYNLFLTHYFDPYDAIKNRKLNIMLKSISRQGIKTVLYKEAVSSIL, from the coding sequence ATGTATCCTGATTTCCTAATCCGCCCCTACTCAGGCAGAATCAGCGCACGCGCAGTCAGAGAACTCGTCCACCGCATCAGGCCGGAAGAATTTTTCATTAAATTCATGCGCAAACAGAATAATCCACTTGGACGCGCGGCCTATGCCCTGACCTTCGACTTTGATTTCGAAGAAGATATTGCCGCATTCCCAGAACTGCTGGACAAGCTTAAACAGCATGACATCAGAGCCGGACTTGCCGTAATCGGAAAATTTGTAGAAAAATACCCGGATATCCACAAACGCGCCGTGGCCGAAGGCCACGAAATTATAAACCATACCTACACCCATCCGGACAACCCGCATTGGGCACCGGATAGATATTTCAACAAGCTCACTTATTCTGAACAAAAAGAAGAAATAGAACGGGCTCATGATACTTTTCGAAAAGTACTCGGAATCGAAGTAATCGGATTCAGGACGCCGCATTACGGGAATCTGCATACAGAGAGTGTTTACCCCATTCTTGCGGAACTCGGATACAAATACAGCAGTTCCACCGCAGCATGCGGATACAAGGGGTTCGGTGCACCAACAATCCATTCACATGGAATCATGGAAATTCCGACCGGATGCAGCCTGCATTTTCCACTGGCCATTTTCGATTCCTGGAACATGCTGCGCAAGCGTAATCCCTTTCTCGGTGATGACGGACTATTTGTAGATGAATTTGATAAGACCCTGCATACGGTGGTTGAATATAATCTCTTTCTTACCCACTACTTCGACCCCTATGACGCAATCAAAAACAGAAAACTAAATATTATGCTTAAAAGTATTTCCCGGCAAGGGATTAAAACCGTCCTTTATAAAGAAGCCGTTTCTAGTATTTTATGA
- a CDS encoding methyltransferase domain-containing protein — protein sequence MKIIHVHNIPRKPVCNRHEFTLNLCKGKTVLHVGACDHPENVRVKYENGIMLHDKITHTAAKTIGIDINSEAIEECKKVGIDNIYYYDVMDPTFAIPQVDAVDYDICVFGDALQHIGDPRLFLVNLRRLLSPNTKVLVSVPNAFWIKNFFSMLRSVENCNSDQWSYYSPTTLRRTLEGAGYNFEDFLWHGKGDPNACIPMKARIKEKYIWKAFPHLADGIIAIASLR from the coding sequence ATGAAAATCATCCACGTCCACAACATTCCTCGTAAGCCTGTGTGCAATCGACATGAATTTACTTTAAATCTTTGCAAAGGAAAAACAGTATTGCATGTTGGAGCCTGCGACCATCCTGAAAATGTCAGGGTGAAATATGAAAACGGGATCATGCTTCATGATAAGATTACCCACACTGCTGCAAAAACAATAGGAATTGATATCAATTCTGAAGCAATTGAGGAGTGTAAAAAAGTTGGCATTGACAACATATATTATTACGATGTCATGGACCCCACCTTTGCCATTCCGCAAGTAGATGCAGTTGACTACGATATTTGCGTCTTTGGTGACGCTCTACAACATATCGGAGACCCTAGATTATTTTTGGTTAATTTGCGAAGGCTGCTTAGCCCCAACACCAAGGTCCTTGTAAGCGTTCCAAACGCTTTTTGGATCAAAAACTTTTTCTCAATGCTAAGGTCTGTCGAAAATTGTAATTCCGACCAGTGGAGCTACTATTCGCCCACGACACTAAGGAGAACGCTTGAAGGTGCTGGTTATAACTTCGAGGACTTTCTCTGGCACGGCAAGGGTGATCCCAATGCTTGTATTCCCATGAAGGCACGCATTAAGGAAAAATATATTTGGAAAGCTTTCCCGCATCTGGCGGATGGCATTATTGCCATTGCTTCGTTACGATAG
- a CDS encoding glycosyltransferase, which yields MIKKALIIGNTAGAGYRIKKSLDSVEIRNEFIISDNELDCACDPTWENLQAQNGVDFITFSKLLNESDLSSITKRNPASDVKNFIRIRSACKKKEFDFGFAMGVWPILMNSLSIPYVWLCAGSDVREVLSGNSFLSMLLKRALKRCKGIITPADDNMLKILRRYFPENKTLVFPNYPIDTDIYTPKASSNEQFTIYHPARHLWYSKKDESKANDLLLKAVKRISTEHDVKIIMAEWGIDLAHSKQLISDLQMEHVVEWHGMVTKHKMIEYYQNADCVVDHVGWGMVSQTSLEGLACGKPTLANMSSSVKSLFPDIPVFSVASEEDCYCALKKLITDKKMYLQTCEISRAWIDSQWSVRALGPKIKTFLNQL from the coding sequence ATGATCAAAAAAGCACTAATCATTGGCAATACTGCCGGTGCGGGATACCGCATCAAAAAAAGCCTTGATTCGGTTGAAATACGCAACGAATTTATAATTTCGGACAATGAACTAGACTGTGCTTGCGACCCCACCTGGGAAAATCTGCAAGCTCAGAATGGTGTCGATTTCATCACTTTCAGCAAACTGTTGAATGAATCCGACTTATCCTCCATAACCAAACGCAATCCGGCAAGTGATGTAAAAAATTTTATCCGTATACGTTCAGCTTGCAAAAAAAAAGAATTTGACTTTGGGTTCGCCATGGGCGTCTGGCCTATCCTGATGAACAGCCTTTCCATCCCCTATGTTTGGCTGTGCGCTGGAAGTGATGTACGCGAAGTGCTGTCTGGAAACTCATTTCTATCCATGCTTCTCAAACGCGCATTAAAAAGATGTAAGGGGATAATAACTCCTGCTGATGATAACATGCTCAAAATTTTACGTAGGTACTTTCCGGAAAACAAAACTTTGGTTTTCCCTAATTACCCCATAGATACTGATATCTACACCCCAAAAGCCAGCTCCAACGAACAGTTCACCATCTACCACCCTGCACGGCACTTATGGTACAGCAAAAAAGATGAATCAAAGGCAAATGATCTGCTTCTCAAAGCAGTTAAACGAATTTCAACTGAACACGATGTTAAAATTATTATGGCGGAATGGGGAATCGATCTAGCACATAGTAAACAGCTTATTTCCGACCTTCAAATGGAACATGTTGTAGAATGGCACGGCATGGTGACAAAGCACAAGATGATTGAATACTACCAAAACGCTGACTGTGTGGTGGATCATGTTGGCTGGGGTATGGTTAGCCAGACCTCTCTTGAAGGGCTTGCCTGCGGAAAACCGACTCTTGCAAACATGAGTTCCTCAGTAAAAAGCCTCTTTCCCGACATACCTGTCTTCAGTGTTGCCAGCGAAGAAGACTGCTACTGTGCCCTTAAAAAACTCATTACTGACAAAAAAATGTATCTGCAAACCTGTGAAATAAGTCGTGCATGGATCGACTCACAGTGGTCAGTCCGCGCTCTTGGACCCAAGATAAAAACTTTTTTGAACCAGTTGTAA
- a CDS encoding methyltransferase, translating into MKTFEYADTIVDVHEGTFYPTETSKLIIDYLKDKKELQKASMLDLGCGCGIVSLALNRLGLSGPTCASDISETAVQNTVENFRKYGLKVEGKAGSMFEPWKDRSFDLIMDDVSGIAESIARISPWFGTSISCESGSDGTELTTEIIRNAPEYLKDAGRLIFPVLTLSNYPKIIETAEDTFEEVNLVNRQSFQFPLDLAAKHKDILKEAIEKQDIMVDYKFGMYIWETLIYEAASPKTRSM; encoded by the coding sequence GTGAAGACTTTTGAATACGCGGACACGATTGTGGATGTTCATGAGGGGACCTTCTACCCCACGGAAACATCCAAGCTCATCATTGATTACCTCAAGGATAAAAAAGAGCTGCAAAAAGCTTCCATGCTTGATCTCGGATGCGGATGCGGCATAGTAAGCCTTGCGCTCAACCGTCTGGGGCTTTCAGGCCCGACCTGCGCATCTGATATTTCGGAGACAGCTGTACAGAACACTGTTGAAAATTTCCGGAAATACGGCCTGAAAGTTGAAGGAAAGGCAGGCTCAATGTTCGAGCCCTGGAAAGACCGCTCCTTTGACCTGATCATGGACGATGTTTCGGGGATAGCAGAATCCATAGCCAGAATTTCGCCGTGGTTCGGCACTTCCATAAGCTGCGAATCGGGCAGTGACGGCACGGAACTGACCACGGAAATAATCAGGAATGCCCCTGAATATCTGAAAGACGCCGGCAGGTTGATCTTTCCGGTGCTCACCCTGTCCAATTATCCGAAAATTATCGAAACAGCGGAAGATACCTTTGAAGAAGTCAATCTGGTAAACCGCCAGAGTTTTCAGTTCCCTCTTGATCTTGCGGCAAAGCATAAGGATATTCTGAAAGAGGCAATTGAAAAGCAGGATATCATGGTAGACTATAAATTTGGAATGTACATTTGGGAAACACTCATTTACGAAGCCGCTTCCCCCAAAACAAGGAGCATGTGA
- a CDS encoding AAC(3) family N-acetyltransferase, which produces MLINLYRKIVFKAYDMYAPIRERKSRKIMALKKKLGFNRIYEQNLISIEELQSSLESSGLKSNDTVFIRASLSAAQSIKGGVPAFLDGLKSYFSEGTIMMSSYTFDKSPIMYLATNPLFDPKTSLDRLNLVSEFFRRSPDVKRSIHPTHSVVVWGKDAHWFVKDHHKSSFCYDINSPFAKLYLRNAKELSFGVFPTSLSYHFIEQFVSQGYPTYRDFDTPVMCRVVVDGNEEILPFKVTDAFRAIHDRGDMIVGTDAEPQKHEISSHLDYYIFDLAPQLEALKEIIRNCGSYHYITNHFLDFVLKYIVEPLVLTAYYNKKNGKYYPVKEA; this is translated from the coding sequence ATGTTAATCAATTTATATAGAAAAATTGTCTTCAAAGCCTACGATATGTATGCCCCCATTAGGGAAAGAAAATCCCGTAAGATTATGGCCTTAAAAAAAAAACTGGGCTTCAACCGAATATATGAGCAAAATCTAATCTCCATTGAGGAATTGCAAAGCAGCCTTGAAAGTTCAGGGCTCAAATCGAATGATACTGTTTTTATAAGAGCTTCTCTGTCGGCTGCACAGTCAATTAAAGGAGGTGTTCCTGCTTTCCTAGACGGTCTCAAGTCATATTTTTCAGAAGGCACAATCATGATGTCTTCGTATACCTTCGACAAAAGCCCGATCATGTACCTTGCAACGAACCCCCTGTTTGACCCTAAAACCAGCCTAGACAGGCTCAACCTCGTAAGTGAATTCTTCCGTAGATCACCGGATGTTAAAAGGAGCATTCACCCTACGCACTCAGTTGTAGTTTGGGGCAAGGATGCTCATTGGTTTGTCAAGGATCATCACAAATCATCATTTTGCTACGATATCAATTCACCTTTTGCCAAGCTCTACCTACGCAATGCAAAAGAGCTTTCTTTCGGGGTTTTCCCGACATCGCTTTCCTATCATTTTATTGAGCAATTCGTTTCGCAGGGCTACCCCACCTACAGGGATTTCGACACCCCTGTAATGTGCAGAGTCGTGGTTGATGGCAATGAAGAGATACTGCCTTTCAAAGTCACAGACGCCTTCAGAGCGATACATGATCGTGGAGATATGATTGTCGGAACTGATGCAGAACCCCAAAAACATGAGATCTCTTCCCATTTGGATTACTATATATTTGATCTAGCCCCTCAACTTGAAGCCTTGAAAGAGATTATCCGAAATTGTGGTAGCTACCACTACATAACAAACCATTTTCTGGATTTTGTACTAAAATATATTGTAGAGCCACTGGTTCTTACTGCATATTACAACAAAAAAAATGGTAAATACTACCCCGTAAAAGAAGCGTAA
- the rffA gene encoding dTDP-4-amino-4,6-dideoxygalactose transaminase, giving the protein MRIPFNKPFIVGKELFYIAQAVTKQERLSGDGQFTDLCHKWLNSTLGCPASLLTHSCTAALEMAAILCDLKPGDEVIMPSFTFVSTANAFVLRGAKPVFVDIRSDTLNIDERLIKNAITEKTKAIVVVHYAGAPCEMDLIMRVAQEHNLYVIEDAAQALLSTYNGSSLGTIGDLGTISFHETKNIISGEGGALIINNPKMLERAEIIREKGTDRAKFFRGQIDKYTWVDIGSSFLPSELMAAFLYAQMEEAPKIIKRRCEIFQMYERGLKPLIKEAGIRLPVVTNNSTCNGHLFYILCRDLEQRTAFIDYMKGCGINTVFHYVPLHSSPAGLKYGTVSGEMINTDRVSDQLIRLPLYYEMTDNEVQDVLNEIYNFFELNTDGQQGCAP; this is encoded by the coding sequence ATGCGTATCCCGTTCAATAAGCCTTTCATCGTAGGTAAAGAACTTTTTTATATTGCCCAGGCGGTAACAAAGCAGGAGCGTCTTTCTGGAGACGGCCAATTCACCGATCTCTGCCATAAGTGGCTCAACTCGACTTTGGGGTGCCCGGCATCATTGCTGACCCATTCCTGCACTGCAGCCTTAGAGATGGCCGCAATACTATGCGATCTGAAGCCTGGGGACGAAGTAATCATGCCCTCTTTCACATTTGTCTCTACTGCCAACGCATTTGTATTGCGTGGAGCAAAGCCGGTATTTGTGGATATCCGTTCCGACACTCTTAATATAGACGAACGACTCATTAAGAACGCAATAACTGAAAAGACAAAAGCAATAGTTGTTGTGCACTATGCAGGTGCACCGTGTGAGATGGACTTGATTATGAGAGTCGCACAAGAACACAATTTATATGTTATTGAAGATGCAGCTCAAGCTCTGCTCTCCACCTACAACGGGTCAAGCCTTGGGACAATAGGAGATTTGGGGACAATCAGCTTTCATGAAACCAAAAATATTATCAGCGGTGAAGGCGGAGCACTGATAATCAACAACCCAAAGATGCTTGAACGGGCTGAAATAATAAGGGAAAAGGGAACCGACAGGGCTAAATTCTTCAGGGGACAAATAGATAAATATACTTGGGTTGATATCGGTTCATCATTTCTTCCCAGCGAGCTAATGGCTGCTTTTCTTTACGCTCAAATGGAAGAGGCACCCAAAATAATTAAACGCAGATGCGAGATTTTCCAGATGTACGAGCGTGGCCTTAAACCCCTTATTAAAGAAGCTGGGATCAGACTCCCTGTTGTCACCAACAACAGCACGTGCAACGGACATCTTTTTTATATTCTTTGCCGAGACCTAGAACAGAGGACAGCGTTTATTGACTATATGAAGGGGTGTGGAATAAATACCGTTTTCCATTACGTTCCACTGCACTCTTCTCCTGCAGGTCTTAAATATGGAACCGTCAGCGGTGAAATGATTAATACAGACAGAGTATCTGATCAACTTATACGTCTGCCCCTTTATTATGAAATGACGGATAATGAAGTTCAAGATGTATTGAACGAAATTTATAATTTTTTCGAACTAAACACCGATGGACAACAAGGCTGTGCACCATAA
- a CDS encoding STT3 domain-containing protein has protein sequence MNIRGEFRMPAWAAGWKVFLVFAFVSFAFAFGLRCLDLPKWTDPSFKVNGEFIMGTHDAYYWLAGAKGVGSAVKNPMAHLVRFLGSITGAQYGNIAFWLPAVFAGFTAVAAFAWGALVGGSWVGLACAAFATSIPAYYYRTRLSYYDTDVVTLFFPLLISVLIARWLKPGLKEKWFGDSGDHNKYEPTGWDYLLMVLAGALTSYGELWHSDLLTFGVVAGVIAVGLVFMNGIKENRPVLLRGIILFAAPAFLGLPGFALSLVLLCVFLLFPGKAKQFLGNIWVCLALLVLIIVVGGIGQRFVQILIVKFHAYLKPVADTAVEASGPKYPGIAQSVIEAQNLSFEQLFYNLTGSAWLGWLAFAGFAFTLIVSPLVSLLLPFAGVTFAAITMGGRFSMFGGIAIGLGLSYTAEWMIRRYMASEKEKRIMSAVQSMVVISLLFLNFSGIYQNAPATPIMGANHVIALVESGKKMPKNSTIWTWWDWGYASMYYTGVNSFANGGHHGGPVLFPLAFIYSTPSLLQSNQMVKFAAANNNNPAVAFDKMTPGQAQYMLGVMGKQQFKFPPIHDQYVVVSWENIRLAYWILFYGSWNLETGNGIHPYVRALMSAFDVDFGQGMLTVKGQGTQPLSSYDILKPEGEVRKDFSANSGPHLLYNTSVRQGFLVDDFAYASMLIKLLVLPAKDSEVGKYFELVYDGFPNVRVYRVL, from the coding sequence ATGAATATTCGGGGTGAGTTCCGCATGCCTGCCTGGGCAGCCGGCTGGAAGGTTTTCCTTGTCTTTGCCTTTGTCTCATTTGCTTTCGCATTCGGTCTGCGCTGCCTTGATCTACCGAAGTGGACAGACCCGTCTTTCAAGGTAAACGGCGAGTTCATCATGGGAACACATGATGCCTATTATTGGCTGGCAGGAGCCAAGGGAGTGGGTAGCGCGGTTAAAAATCCCATGGCTCACCTCGTTCGTTTTCTAGGGTCGATTACAGGGGCACAATACGGGAATATCGCCTTCTGGCTTCCAGCTGTTTTCGCCGGGTTTACTGCGGTGGCGGCCTTCGCATGGGGAGCTCTTGTCGGTGGATCCTGGGTCGGGCTGGCCTGTGCAGCTTTTGCCACGTCAATTCCTGCATATTATTATCGAACCAGACTTTCTTACTATGATACAGACGTTGTCACCCTATTTTTCCCCTTATTAATTTCAGTCCTGATAGCCCGGTGGCTTAAGCCGGGACTTAAGGAAAAGTGGTTTGGAGATTCTGGTGACCACAATAAATATGAACCGACCGGATGGGACTATCTGCTTATGGTTCTTGCCGGTGCACTGACAAGTTATGGTGAACTATGGCATTCGGACCTGCTTACTTTCGGTGTGGTTGCCGGCGTAATAGCGGTTGGTCTGGTTTTCATGAACGGGATAAAGGAAAACAGACCCGTTCTACTTAGGGGCATTATTCTTTTTGCTGCGCCTGCTTTTTTGGGGCTCCCTGGTTTTGCTCTGTCATTAGTTCTGCTATGCGTGTTTCTGCTATTTCCAGGAAAGGCGAAGCAATTTTTGGGAAATATTTGGGTCTGCCTGGCCTTGCTGGTTCTAATTATTGTTGTTGGTGGGATTGGGCAACGGTTTGTCCAGATATTGATCGTCAAATTTCATGCATACCTCAAGCCCGTTGCAGATACAGCTGTTGAAGCCTCCGGGCCAAAATATCCCGGAATCGCTCAAAGTGTTATTGAGGCCCAGAACTTAAGTTTTGAGCAGCTTTTCTACAATCTTACAGGTTCTGCATGGCTTGGATGGCTTGCCTTTGCCGGGTTCGCCTTTACTCTGATTGTTTCACCATTGGTAAGTCTTCTTTTGCCTTTTGCCGGAGTAACTTTTGCTGCCATTACGATGGGTGGACGTTTTTCCATGTTTGGAGGAATCGCCATCGGACTGGGGCTGAGTTATACTGCAGAGTGGATGATCAGGCGGTATATGGCATCTGAGAAGGAAAAGCGGATTATGAGTGCGGTACAGTCAATGGTTGTAATCAGTCTGCTTTTTCTAAATTTTTCAGGGATATACCAAAATGCTCCTGCAACGCCTATCATGGGCGCAAATCATGTTATTGCACTGGTGGAGTCCGGTAAGAAAATGCCGAAGAACAGCACCATCTGGACATGGTGGGACTGGGGCTATGCAAGCATGTATTATACAGGAGTAAATTCATTTGCCAATGGAGGGCACCACGGCGGTCCTGTTCTATTTCCCTTGGCGTTCATTTATTCCACACCTTCTCTTCTGCAGTCAAACCAGATGGTTAAATTTGCTGCTGCCAACAACAATAATCCAGCTGTTGCCTTTGATAAGATGACTCCCGGGCAGGCGCAATACATGCTTGGAGTAATGGGAAAGCAACAGTTTAAGTTTCCTCCTATCCACGATCAGTATGTGGTTGTCAGCTGGGAAAATATTCGCCTTGCCTACTGGATTTTATTTTACGGATCTTGGAATCTTGAAACCGGTAACGGGATCCATCCTTATGTGCGTGCGCTTATGAGTGCGTTTGATGTTGACTTCGGGCAAGGCATGCTCACAGTGAAAGGCCAGGGTACGCAGCCGCTCAGTTCCTACGACATCTTGAAACCAGAAGGCGAGGTAAGGAAGGACTTCTCGGCAAATAGCGGTCCGCACTTACTATATAATACTTCAGTTAGGCAGGGCTTTCTTGTTGACGATTTTGCTTATGCCAGCATGTTAATTAAACTCCTTGTCCTGCCTGCGAAAGATAGTGAGGTAGGCAAATATTTTGAACTTGTTTATGACGGTTTTCCAAATGTGCGGGTCTACAGGGTTTTATAG
- a CDS encoding SDR family NAD(P)-dependent oxidoreductase, with the protein MIVLIGASSDIGRQLLPKLLDKDNVLGTTRDVTKLSDFSGHDNFSCVELDLTDNSSIQNFCSEAGKISGQITFINLSSISIDKLFLGYTPEEWEAVLSVNLTGGMRILQSVIPLMMKSGWGRIISISSVVAQSSVVGAAAYSASKAAVKAMTRTLAHEYGRFGITANSLVLGYFNTGLINSLDSKRKQAVLDRIPSKKFGTCDDIFYAIEHIMKSGYLNGSEITIDGGLM; encoded by the coding sequence ATGATCGTTCTCATAGGGGCTTCAAGCGATATAGGCAGACAGCTGCTGCCCAAGCTGCTGGATAAAGACAACGTTCTCGGGACAACCAGAGATGTGACCAAGCTTTCCGATTTTTCCGGCCATGATAATTTCAGCTGCGTTGAGCTCGATCTTACCGACAATTCTTCCATACAGAATTTCTGCTCCGAGGCAGGAAAGATTTCCGGACAGATCACATTTATCAATCTATCCTCCATCTCCATAGACAAACTCTTTCTGGGATACACCCCGGAGGAATGGGAAGCTGTTCTTTCCGTGAATCTCACTGGGGGAATGCGCATCCTGCAATCGGTCATCCCGCTGATGATGAAATCCGGCTGGGGCCGAATTATAAGCATCTCATCCGTGGTTGCCCAAAGCTCTGTCGTGGGGGCTGCGGCATACTCGGCAAGCAAGGCCGCCGTAAAGGCCATGACCAGAACACTGGCCCATGAATACGGCAGATTCGGAATTACAGCCAATTCCCTTGTGCTCGGGTATTTCAATACAGGACTGATCAACTCTCTCGACTCTAAACGCAAACAGGCTGTCCTGGACCGCATTCCATCCAAAAAATTCGGAACATGCGATGACATCTTCTACGCTATTGAACATATCATGAAGTCCGGGTATTTAAACGGTTCTGAAATCACGATTGACGGAGGACTGATGTGA
- a CDS encoding ketoacyl-ACP synthase III, whose protein sequence is MANLISRIEYYLPENTVDCLELDREKPDWNIAGTFAKTGVRLLHHAAADESTLDMACKAASKALGNTDEIPDTLIVCTQTPDKLLPHCSAMLQERLGLPKSTLCFDLNLGCSGYGYGVSTAYSYLEAGLSEKVLLVTADNYSKIIRPENKKCFILFSDGASATILEKPTQKPVFLFGTDGARSQAVVCENSGISVVTGAKAEKPIEKPSFEMDGYGVFLFTLGTIPSEIQKLLAKADLRIDDIDLFVMHQASRYVLESIKNKLGIPEGKMVVDLEEVGNTTSSSIPIALKRAEESGKLKSGDRILIFGFGIGLSWSGAIFVW, encoded by the coding sequence ATGGCTAACCTCATCAGCAGGATTGAGTATTACCTTCCGGAAAACACCGTCGACTGCCTTGAACTCGACAGGGAAAAGCCGGATTGGAATATCGCCGGGACATTCGCCAAGACAGGCGTACGTCTTCTGCATCATGCCGCCGCAGATGAATCCACTCTGGACATGGCCTGCAAGGCAGCCTCAAAGGCTCTCGGGAATACAGACGAAATTCCGGATACACTGATTGTCTGCACTCAGACCCCGGACAAACTGCTCCCGCACTGCTCAGCCATGCTTCAGGAAAGGCTGGGCCTGCCAAAATCCACCCTCTGCTTCGACCTCAATCTGGGTTGCAGCGGATATGGATACGGAGTTTCTACTGCTTACAGCTACCTCGAAGCTGGGCTGTCGGAAAAAGTTCTGCTTGTGACGGCGGATAATTATTCCAAAATTATCCGCCCGGAAAACAAGAAATGTTTCATTCTCTTTTCCGATGGTGCCAGTGCCACCATTCTGGAAAAACCTACGCAAAAACCGGTCTTCCTGTTCGGTACAGACGGGGCAAGAAGCCAGGCCGTTGTCTGCGAGAACTCCGGTATAAGCGTTGTCACCGGAGCGAAAGCAGAAAAACCAATTGAAAAACCGTCCTTCGAGATGGATGGATACGGGGTTTTCCTCTTCACCCTAGGGACCATTCCGTCAGAAATTCAAAAGCTGCTCGCTAAGGCTGATCTCCGTATTGACGACATTGACCTGTTTGTCATGCATCAGGCCAGCCGCTACGTTCTCGAATCAATCAAAAATAAGCTCGGTATTCCCGAAGGGAAAATGGTTGTAGACCTAGAAGAAGTTGGGAACACAACGTCGTCATCCATTCCCATAGCCTTGAAAAGAGCGGAAGAGTCAGGAAAATTGAAAAGTGGTGACAGAATTCTAATTTTCGGTTTCGGCATTGGACTCAGTTGGAGCGGTGCCATTTTTGTGTGGTAG